The genomic DNA tggaattacaattcataaatcacctcattggttgatggagttcagagacaataaatgagtcagaagatttttcagacttgaagaccagcttaaaattgccagtaatgaaactctcaaggacatgcaatctaagttggacatcagtgaagaagatgaagctgaattctacagacaactccaactccaagtagaggaaaatgacaggaggctagggaagaaaacaagggatcaaaggaaaagaaaataatctgctcagcctaaaggagcatccttggaaacaatgtaattcttcaattctatctcagtacatacacttttgtagcacttttgaatttctacttgatttcagttGATATATTTGTTAaatgttttattatcatcaagttaaacccgaatttatgcctacaattctagtagacataaataggggagatttttaggaatatgtgtattagtttgatgataagttaaacaaaacacttaagtagaaatctagtgtttgtagcctcaatggataagaccattctggctatcagttgatggagtagctttacttagaaataagtttagtattgtaacacatttcagtttctgtatttaagttataattcttagatgattgtgggaaattataagtcatgttgactactagtggatatgcaaataggagggcaaattgtaaatatttcatgccttgtaattttgtataagtgaagtagtatcaactgataaattaaaggccttcaacggatgagaaacaaaccttcaacgaatgtctctaaagcttcaacggataacatccatcaacggatgagtgcatcaacggataaagattcaactgctaatgcatcaacagataaaacttcaactgctaatgcatcaacagataaaaccatcaacggatgaaagtttcaacggatgctcagtttaatagcagttgacagtgataattcataagctgacagaggcacatgggttgatagagacaattggaatgtggtagcctcttggaagaatcaagaaaatgcagcatttctatTCTAGTGGAAATAAGGAAgcattcaaagattcacagattatcctagatcgCATTGGATacagaaatgaagaagaaacatgtgaagaatctttttaattgtatttttacttttgtcttcacttgtaaacttggtgatatataaaccaagttgcagctagtaattagatggtaaattttccagagctgtttagaaaaacacagggagaaaatcatctagtttgtactaggacgcagctgtgatcaattcttctgaatcacagattttctgaaatacacatctctggtggaacaacaaatccaccagaaaagtttttaaagactttgTGTTCCTtgcatttgtgttttgaatatatatctatctgcatctgcccaaagcaattcacacacaactgttcatcaaaacacttagcctttgaaactgctcaaaacttgaaaaagttttgagatttacattcaacccccttctgtaaatctcattgttagttccttggaaATAACaatatcattctttaattcagtCACATTTGGGATCCAGATTCTTGTTGAAAATATCAACACACCTTGTTTGTCTTTTTGGGTAcatatctcttctcctgtcaactaATTATTCTCTTGAGTCATTACTTCatcttggcatttctttatcCTTTCTAGTAGTGTCGGTTGAAAAGTAATGGCATAACATATTTCTTCCGCTCTTCTATGATCACAAAGCTCTAATTGAAATGTTTCAACTTCATCAAATAATTCCTTCGACATTGttatcatatttaacctttccttTCTACTCAAAGCGTCTGCTACTATGTTGGCCTTTCTCGGATGATACTgtatcgaacaatcgtagtcTTTGATCAATTTCAACCATCGACGATGTCTCATATTTAGCTCATTCTGAGTAAAGAGGTACTTCAGACTCTCGTGATCTGTTTAtatctcacacttttccccatataagtagtgtctccaaagcttcaaagcaaacactatcgCAGCTAACTCTAAATCCTGAGTCGagtacttctgttcatgtggtttaagttgtctcgaagcatatacTATCACTTTCCCGTGTTGTATCAatacgcatccaagtcctttataagAGGCATCATtgtatatcacaaaatctcccttgtcatctggtaatgctaaaaCCGGAGCAGTTACCAATCtttgctttaactcttgaaaactatTTTCGCacttctccgtccattcaaacttctcattcttccttgtcaattTGGTTAAGGGTACAACAATCTTCTaaaaatcctttacaaatctcCTGTAATATCCCGCTAGTCCCATTAAACTTCTCACTTTTGTTGGCGtcttcggtctctcccaattcattacagcctCGATCTTTTCAGGATCTACTCTAATTCCTTCTCTTCCAATAATGTGTCATAGAAATCTTACTTTAactaaccaaaactcgcacttcgagaacttggcatacaacctCTCCTTCCGCAGCACTTCCAAGACTATTCTTAGATGTTCTGTGTGATCGCTTATGTCTTTGAATATACCAGAATATAATCAATGAAAACTATGACAAACTtttccaaatactccttgaatactcgattcattagatccatgaaagttGCTGGTGCATTCGTTAACCCAAAAGCCATAAcgagaaactcgtaatgtccatatcttgttcgaaaAGCTGTTTTCTGTTTATCTTCAGAgttaatctttaattggtggtatcccgatcgcagatcaatctttgaaaaataagaGGCTCGCTTGagttggtcaaacagatcatgAATTCTAGGCAAAGGGTATgtattcttaatcgtcaacttgttcaattctcgataatctatacaaagtcgcatgcttccatccttcttcttcataaacaacactggtgcgccccatggtGAAAGACTTGGTCTTATAAATCCCTTGTCCAGTAATTCCTGTatttgctttgctaattccttcatcaCCGTTGGTTCCAtcctatatggagctttcgaaacggGTTCAGTGCTGGGTGCAAGATCTATTGTAAACTCAATTTGTCTGTCCGGGGGCAAGCCAGGAAGTTCTTCAAGAAAAACGTCCAGAAAATCTcttaccactggaatgtcttccgGATTTGAAACTTCTCTACCTTTATCAACTACATACGCCAAATATGCCTCGCATCCTTTTTGAATCAACTTCTTTTCTTGCATTGAGGTGAGAAATGTCTGAGTTTGCTtttggcccttgaacgttacctTCTTACCTTGAGGTGTACTTAATACTACTCTTTTATCCTTATAGTATATTTGAGCACTAAAACTTgtcagccaatccattcctaaaatcacgTCGAATTCTCCTAAGTGGAAGGGAATATGGTTCACACGAAAAACATGTTCGGCTATCTCTATCGAACAATGAGGGCAAATACAATTTACAAATACTCTATCTTGATTAGCTAAGATAATGGATAAGGGTTCATGCATCAATTGGGTTtcacaattcaacttatcaacaaaagatttcGAAATAAATGATCCGatggctcccgaatcaatcaatactttagcacTAGCGGCATTCATAGAAAGCGTACCTGACACCACATCGGTACTTTGAATTGCATCCTTCACGTTCATATTGAAAGTTCTTACTTGAGCTGGATAAGTCAAAGTTGGGCGATTCAAAGATGATTCTATCTAGGGTTGATTGAAAGATATTGGGAATGATGGGGTTGGCATAGGAGTTACTTGATTCATAGGGTAGGGTACAGTAGTCAGTTGCATCAATTGGTTATTACCCACTCCTTATCATTCTCGTGACACATGTCTTGGTTTCCCACACTTATAACACATGATGTTGGCCTTCTAATTCTTACATTCATTAGCATAATGGCCCTTCGTAtgacacttgaaacaaactataTTCGCATTATTGCAGATTCCCGTATGTCATCCATTACAAATCTTACATTTCGGAACTGTTCCTTGCGGGGGTTTCTGTCCACTGGTTGATTGAGATCTTGTTTCTTGTGACTTATTCCTAAATTCTCTCTTCTTAAAGTTTCTGGGTCCACTCTGAGGTTTAAACCTTTGACTAGTTCTCTGATTCTGGCCCTTGTAACTTGAGCCTTCTTCTCCTGTTTCAAATCTTCTCTTGTTTCCTTTCTCCTTTTGATTTTGCTCACTCTCACCTTCAATTACCATCGCCTTCTGAACCACTTCAGCATAGGTGGTCAACTCAAAAGCTGCCACACAACTCCTTAACCAAAgcttcagtccctgctggaacctttTTGCCCTTTTCTCTTCAGAATCAACATACTCTCCCACAAACCTAGAAAGttctgtaaacttcttctcatattcatCGACCGTCATGTTGTCTTGCTTTAACTCAAAGAATTTCATCTCCATTTGTGTTTGCATATAGCGAGGAAAATACTTATACAAGAACATTCTcttaaacctatcccaagtaaGAACTTCAGTAGCTTCTAAAGCTTTCGCCGACTCCTACCAGTAGTTTGATTCACCTTTAAGAAAATAAGTGGCATACTCCACCTTCTGATTATCTCCAACATTTGTTAAGGCAAaggccttttctatttccttaatCCAAGCATGAGCCTCTACCGGGTCTTGTGTTCCTTTGAATTCTGGGGGTTTTACAGATTGAAATGTTTTGAAAGTAGTGACACCTTCTGGGGGTGGTTGAGGGGGTTGTATTTATTGAAGAAGTAGTTGTTATTGGGCTATGGTAGCAGTTTGTTGGTGTACCAACTCCATAAGTTGTGCTATATCAGGGTTTTGGTTTTCTTCGTCATTTTCTTGGTTATTTTTAGGTCTTCCTCAGGCTCCTCTAGGTGCCATTTTCTGAGATAAGAGTTATACAGTTTGAGGGATACATAATTAGGGTATTATTTGCAGTTATCATGGTAAATCGTTTTcaaacaataagggtgatgcatgGTGATAAGCAAGAGATTTTAAAGGAATCAAAGAAAGTGCATAACTGAATTTAACATGGTTCAAGTTAAAAGGTATGAATCATAAGGTACAAATACGATTACAGATCCGAATTAAACAGTACGAGAGTCTAGAAATGGAAACAAATGAAATGGTAAATAAAAGGAACAGCCTAATCCAAGAAACTAAAGGTCAAGTCTCCCAGAGCTCGTCCTAAGCCTCCTCTTCGGACTCCTCCTCAAGTTCCTCCTCGGACTCCTCCTCACGGGCTCTCGCAATGTTGGGGGTAGTGTCCTCACGTAGCATCTTAACCACACTCCTAAGCTCATCCACTATCGTCTGCACAGTAATCCGATTGGTCCGGTCGCAGTGCACGAGCATCTGCTCCAATCTTAATGTGGCCACCTGGATCAATGATTCGAGCCTCGAAATGGTTTTCCCCTTAGGTCCATCACCCATCACTTGCTTACTGGCATAGAGCTCCTCAAGACGTTCCATCAGCCTGATATACTTTCCTTGGAGAAAGTCATGATGCATCCTTAAGTCAGCATAGACAGAAAAAGCAATTGTGTCGCTCGGCGGAATCAAAGATGACGAATGTGCATGTTGCTGTCAagtaatacatatatatatacaaaggTCAGATACAGCCTATTCGAATATTGTGTATTAGCATTCCCGATATAATAATATATACTCATACTTCCTATGGTCCTAATTGGGCTGTCTAGGGACTCTaaacctaggctctgataccaaaaacTGTCACACCCCAACTACACACACACACTCTAAATAAAAGAGAATCATAATTATTATAAACTTATAAGTCCAAAGGACAATAATGATCTAATACACCCCAACCAAAATAATAACAATtccaagatctttacaagttcagagtttggaacaACCTTTCTAACTAATACCACGATTAAATACTGGCGGATTCGCCTAAACTATATATGTTCTACCTGCGCCCTCAAATGGTCTTCACCCTGCCTAGCGGTTGACTTATGGGCGGTCTGCTTGGTACGAACCATGATTGCTAGCTGTAGATCAGGGTTAAATACAAGAAAGTGAGCTACAACGCTCATCAAGTACTAATCATTCTACTAAGCAAAACATTATCTCAAAATCACGAGTTCATAAATCAAGGGGAATATGGATACTTGTGAGAATGATAATAAGaaacatgaagttataatatgAAGGCATGGTAGAATTATGGCAATTGAAATAGGGTATATGGAATCATGATATCTGGCAATATGCAATAGTATAAAGACATGGTAGAATCAAAATAATCAAAACATGACATATGGTATCAGGGCATCGGGCAATcatgttataattatcaaatcatcaaaatcattttaggacgctacggattacagccgatgatcaaccgtgaagtaatcctgaaccgcgctgggttctcaaatataatgggatccctaggctatatgtgagcctatcaataaCGTGAAAATGACTTGCGTATGGGTCCAATCCACTAAGAtaagaaaacatttattttatttttattgatttataacATGGATGCCGGGGAAAGATTGGGTATCAACTTAATTGAATTAGATTCAAGGGAAGAATATTTGAAGGTAAAGTACGAATCAAGCTAAGAGTGATTCACGGAAGTATTGGAAATAATTATGGTCATGGGGTTGTTATAATTAAGCATTCATGGAAAATGTATGTATGTACAAGGATTATAAGAATAAAGAGGTAAGTAACTTGCCAACAATTATAAGCATAAGAAAGTAGTACTTGCCAACAATTTTAAGCATAAGAAATTAGTAACTTGCCTTACAATAATTCTAAGATTATTCAATCTTGACGGCACGAGTCTTCCCCTTCGCTGCGgaacctacacattatattaaTCTCATTACTATTCACTTTTTATCGACTTATAAGCCTATAAGCTTCTAGACTAACCTTTACCCCTATTATAATTATGATCACACAAACTTATGATTATACATAACTTAATCTCATACAAATCAAGTAAttccacatagtcacataatcacataacgaCATGGCATATACTACTAGTTGTTTATATTATAATATCATCTAAACACCTAAAAACATAAGCAAACAACAAATCCGAACTATTATTGACTTTAACTTAACCCTAAAGATGATGTGCAACACTCGGAATCTTCACTTCTAAGTCCTAATTACAATGAACACCACTAAGGTTTCCTAATGCCACTCG from Apium graveolens cultivar Ventura chromosome 5, ASM990537v1, whole genome shotgun sequence includes the following:
- the LOC141660515 gene encoding uncharacterized protein LOC141660515, which produces MNVKDAIQSTDVVSGTLSMNAASAKVLIDSGAIGSFISKSFVDKLNCETQLMHEPLSIILANQDRVFVNCICPHCSIEIAEHVFRVNHIPFHLGEFDVILGMDWLTSFSAQIYYKDKRVVLSTPQGKKVTFKGQKQTQTFLTSMQEKKLIQKGCEAYLAYVVDKGREVSNPEDIPVVRDFLDVFLEELPGLPPDRQIEFTIDLAPSTEPVSKAPYRMEPTVMKELAKQIQELLDKGFIRPRIRVDPEKIEAVMNWERPKTPTKVRSLMGLAGYYRRFVKDF